In Staphylococcus saccharolyticus, one genomic interval encodes:
- a CDS encoding amidase domain-containing protein, with the protein MMKNKILVYLLSTALITPTFVTQTAHADDSSHKNKNQDKVERHQTQTKDSAQSLKSHSDKEDNKQSNDNHDKKDSDKTSSHSSKENGTNSKNQTTTDVTDQNYKAKNNNLVNHIYNSFNRNQTNLSKYWKSDKYDDSFSLTSLIQNLFNFDSDISDYEQSQDQDKNTTNPNNSSQQSSQSNKEEQPSTSQQDHASQHVSIDNSSDDQQTSDGDDANISDKLGELNKDDSNKENTSKQQSSTTNQPNDNHKQPSDKKYSSVTDSALDSILDEYSEDAKKTQKDYHHKSSTNDAKSKTQYKNQKNPQLPSLDELKHKSKPVQSFENDVKQSNTRSTSLFQQLPQIDNGEVSSDSFNVVDSKDTRDFIKSIAKDAHKIGKEQDIYASVMMAQAILESDSGKSALAQSPNYNLFGVKGAYNGQSVTFNTLEADSGNNMFNIQASFRKYPSTKESLEDYADLIKHGIDGNLSIYKPTWKSETLTYKDATSHLSYSYATDPNYAKKLNSIIKHYHLTAFDKKKMPNLKKYNQSIGTDASGSDFKPFVESTSTSPYPHGQCTWYVYNRMNQYDSSISGDLGDAHNWNNRAESKGYKVTHSPKNHTVVVFEAGQLGADMQYGHVAFVEKVNDDGSIVISESNVKGLGVISYRTIDADDASDLDYIQGK; encoded by the coding sequence ATGATGAAAAACAAGATTTTAGTATATTTACTGTCAACTGCACTTATCACGCCAACTTTCGTCACACAAACTGCACATGCAGATGATTCATCACATAAAAATAAAAATCAAGACAAAGTTGAACGGCATCAGACTCAAACTAAAGACAGTGCTCAAAGTTTAAAATCACACTCCGACAAAGAAGACAACAAGCAATCAAATGATAATCATGATAAAAAAGATTCAGACAAAACATCTAGTCATTCTTCTAAGGAGAATGGTACTAATTCTAAGAATCAAACAACGACAGATGTAACTGACCAAAATTATAAAGCTAAAAATAATAATTTAGTGAATCATATTTATAATAGTTTTAATCGAAACCAAACCAATCTTTCGAAGTATTGGAAATCAGATAAATATGACGATAGCTTTAGCTTAACTTCACTTATCCAAAATTTATTTAATTTTGACTCTGATATTTCAGATTACGAACAATCTCAAGATCAAGATAAAAATACTACAAATCCCAACAATAGTTCACAACAATCATCTCAAAGTAATAAAGAAGAGCAACCATCTACTTCTCAACAAGACCATGCTTCCCAACATGTTTCAATTGATAATTCAAGCGATGACCAACAAACTTCAGACGGAGATGACGCTAATATAAGTGACAAACTTGGAGAATTGAATAAGGATGACAGCAATAAAGAAAATACTTCAAAGCAACAATCATCTACAACAAATCAACCAAATGATAATCATAAACAGCCGTCTGACAAAAAATATTCAAGCGTTACAGATTCTGCTTTAGATTCAATCTTAGATGAATATAGTGAAGATGCTAAGAAAACTCAGAAAGATTACCATCATAAATCTTCAACTAATGATGCTAAATCAAAGACACAATATAAGAACCAGAAGAATCCACAATTACCATCATTAGATGAATTGAAGCACAAATCCAAACCTGTTCAATCCTTCGAAAATGATGTTAAACAATCGAATACACGTTCAACTAGTCTGTTCCAACAACTACCACAAATTGACAATGGTGAGGTTTCTTCAGACTCATTCAATGTTGTAGATAGTAAAGATACACGTGACTTTATCAAATCTATTGCTAAAGATGCACATAAAATTGGTAAAGAACAAGATATTTATGCTTCTGTAATGATGGCGCAAGCAATTCTTGAATCTGATTCAGGAAAAAGTGCTTTAGCACAATCTCCAAACTACAATTTATTCGGTGTGAAAGGTGCTTATAATGGTCAATCTGTGACATTTAATACACTAGAGGCAGATAGTGGTAATAATATGTTTAATATTCAAGCTAGTTTCCGCAAATACCCTAGTACAAAGGAATCTTTAGAAGATTATGCCGATTTAATTAAACATGGCATCGATGGTAATCTATCAATCTATAAACCAACTTGGAAAAGTGAAACTCTAACATACAAAGATGCAACATCACATTTATCGTATTCTTATGCTACTGACCCTAATTATGCTAAAAAGTTAAATAGTATTATTAAGCATTATCATTTAACAGCATTTGATAAAAAGAAAATGCCTAACTTGAAGAAATATAATCAATCAATAGGAACAGATGCATCTGGTAGCGACTTTAAACCGTTTGTTGAAAGCACTAGTACTTCACCATATCCACACGGTCAATGTACTTGGTACGTATATAATCGTATGAATCAATATGATTCTTCTATTTCTGGTGATTTAGGTGATGCTCACAACTGGAATAATCGGGCTGAAAGCAAAGGTTACAAAGTGACTCATTCTCCTAAAAATCATACAGTAGTAGTCTTTGAGGCAGGTCAACTTGGTGCTGACATGCAATATGGTCATGTAGCCTTTGTTGAAAAAGTAAACGACGATGGCTCGATTGTCATTTCTGAATCTAACGTTAAAGGGTTAGGTGTTATTTCATACAGAACTATAGATGCTGATGATGCTTCTGATTTAGATTACATTCAAGGTAAATAA